Proteins encoded together in one Gemmatimonadota bacterium DH-78 window:
- a CDS encoding acetylglutamate kinase: MGSTREIQLYLRRFSQVDASRFAVVKVGGAVLRDDREALVSSLAFLQQVGLTPIVVHGAGPQLDEEMAAAGIEKEVVDGLRYTSPEVLRVVRRVSQRANLELVEALQSSDVRATSILSGIFEAEPLDPERLGLVGHVTRVDTAGIQAAIGAGSIPVIASLGETAGGQILNVNADWSANELVKELQPYKIIFLTGTGGLLDADGRIIESISLSTQYAELMRQPWLHSGMRVKMEQIHDLLMDLPPTTSLSITRPDEMAKELFTHRGSGTLVRRGERILEFDSWDDVDRPRLADLVSSSFGRKLSADYFETTVPHAVYVSEHYRAAIVLVKHGGRIYMDKFAVIEEAQGEGLGRALWDLMRSQNPTLFWRSRRRNPINEFYFAHSDGAVKVDDWAVFWIGLTEWNEVHAVVEAARTRPVTLESTG, translated from the coding sequence ATGGGCAGCACGCGGGAGATTCAGCTGTACCTCCGCCGCTTCTCGCAGGTCGACGCCTCGCGCTTCGCCGTGGTGAAGGTGGGCGGGGCCGTACTGCGCGACGACCGGGAGGCCCTCGTTTCCTCGCTGGCCTTCCTGCAACAGGTGGGGCTCACCCCCATCGTCGTTCACGGTGCGGGACCGCAGCTCGACGAGGAGATGGCGGCGGCGGGCATCGAGAAGGAGGTGGTCGACGGGCTGCGGTACACCTCGCCCGAGGTGCTGCGGGTCGTACGCCGCGTGTCGCAGCGTGCGAACCTCGAGCTCGTGGAGGCGCTTCAGTCGTCCGATGTGCGCGCCACCTCGATCCTGTCGGGGATCTTCGAGGCCGAACCCCTCGACCCGGAGCGGCTGGGCCTGGTCGGTCACGTCACCCGCGTCGACACCGCCGGCATCCAGGCCGCGATCGGGGCGGGTTCGATCCCGGTGATCGCCTCGCTCGGCGAGACCGCGGGAGGACAGATCCTGAACGTGAACGCCGACTGGTCGGCCAACGAACTCGTGAAGGAGCTGCAGCCGTACAAGATCATCTTCCTCACCGGCACCGGGGGACTGCTCGACGCCGACGGGCGCATCATCGAGTCGATCAGCCTGAGCACCCAGTACGCCGAGCTGATGCGCCAGCCCTGGCTGCATTCGGGCATGCGAGTGAAGATGGAGCAGATCCACGACCTGCTCATGGATCTTCCGCCGACGACGTCGCTCTCGATCACCCGCCCCGACGAGATGGCGAAGGAGCTGTTCACGCACCGGGGATCGGGCACCCTGGTTCGCCGCGGCGAGCGGATCCTGGAGTTCGACAGCTGGGACGACGTCGACCGCCCCCGGCTGGCCGACCTCGTGTCGTCCAGCTTCGGCCGGAAGCTGTCGGCCGACTACTTCGAGACGACGGTACCGCACGCGGTGTACGTGAGCGAGCACTATCGGGCGGCCATCGTGCTCGTGAAGCACGGCGGCCGGATCTACATGGACAAGTTCGCCGTCATCGAAGAGGCGCAGGGCGAGGGCCTCGGGCGCGCCCTATGGGATCTGATGCGCAGTCAGAACCCCACGCTGTTCTGGCGGTCGCGCCGCAGAAACCCCATCAACGAGTTCTACTTCGCGCACTCCGACGGCGCGGTGAAGGTCGACGACTGGGCCGTGTTTTGGATCGGCCTCACCGAGTGGAACGAGGTGCACGCGGTGGTCGAGGCGGCGCGCACCCGCCCCGTCACACTGGAGTCCACCGGATGA
- a CDS encoding M14 family zinc carboxypeptidase: MMRAALPVASALLVAACSMPRPGSVGPSLPSDPEDRSMRLEELHDRVRAPGLDDRRFTAEQWWSIVEPSLGGAVTSEEIGRSAEGRPLRLLRFGTGRTTVLLWSQMHGDESTASMALADLIRWFDEDAETDPVLGEIARGASVYMIPILNPDGAARFQRRNAQGVDVNRDARRLQTPEGRALEATVTRLDPDFGFNLHDQDPAIRVGRSDRQAAIALLAPAFNEARDVDDKRLRAMQVSSLLVEAMTPLVGDHIAKYDDAFNPRAFGDLVGAWGASTILIESGGWADDPQKQHLRRTNFVGLVTALHAIANRRWDDYDAAVYDSLPFNGRRLPDLLVAGGTLALPGMPALRGDLLIDYDRPLLREGGRISDVGDLEGVAAQDTLDATGLYLIPFGDALDERGALQVGRPARFLLTEDSAGTRVRLRFDGSPRGR, translated from the coding sequence ATGATGCGCGCCGCGCTTCCGGTCGCCTCCGCCCTTCTCGTGGCCGCCTGCTCGATGCCCCGGCCCGGATCGGTCGGCCCCTCCCTGCCCTCCGACCCGGAAGACCGCTCGATGCGCCTCGAGGAACTGCACGACCGGGTCCGGGCCCCCGGGCTCGACGACCGTCGCTTCACCGCCGAGCAGTGGTGGAGCATCGTGGAGCCGTCGCTGGGCGGCGCGGTCACCTCCGAGGAGATCGGCCGCAGCGCCGAGGGGCGCCCCCTTCGCCTGCTCCGCTTCGGCACGGGGCGCACGACCGTGCTCCTGTGGTCGCAGATGCACGGCGACGAGAGCACCGCCTCGATGGCCCTCGCCGACCTGATCCGCTGGTTCGACGAGGATGCGGAGACCGACCCGGTGCTCGGCGAGATCGCGCGCGGCGCCTCCGTCTACATGATCCCGATCCTCAACCCCGACGGGGCGGCCCGCTTCCAGCGCCGCAACGCCCAGGGGGTGGACGTGAACCGCGACGCCCGCCGGCTTCAGACCCCCGAGGGCCGCGCCCTCGAGGCCACGGTCACTCGGCTCGACCCCGACTTCGGCTTCAACCTCCACGACCAGGATCCGGCGATCCGCGTCGGGCGCTCCGATCGTCAGGCGGCCATCGCCCTGCTTGCGCCCGCCTTCAACGAGGCGCGCGACGTGGACGACAAGCGACTCCGGGCGATGCAGGTGTCGTCGCTCCTGGTCGAGGCGATGACCCCGCTCGTGGGCGACCACATCGCCAAGTACGACGACGCCTTCAACCCGCGCGCCTTCGGCGACCTCGTGGGCGCGTGGGGCGCCAGCACGATCCTGATCGAATCCGGCGGCTGGGCCGACGACCCCCAGAAGCAGCACCTGCGGCGGACCAACTTCGTGGGTCTCGTGACCGCCTTGCACGCGATCGCCAACCGTCGCTGGGACGACTACGACGCGGCCGTCTACGACTCCCTGCCCTTCAACGGCCGGCGCCTGCCCGACCTGCTCGTTGCCGGAGGCACCCTCGCGCTTCCGGGGATGCCGGCCCTGCGCGGCGACCTCCTGATCGACTACGACCGCCCGCTGCTTCGCGAGGGCGGTCGCATCTCCGATGTGGGCGACCTCGAGGGCGTGGCGGCTCAGGATACGCTCGACGCCACCGGCCTCTACCTGATCCCCTTCGGTGACGCACTCGACGAGCGCGGTGCGCTGCAGGTCGGCCGGCCCGCGCGCTTCCTGTTGACCGAAGACTCGGCCGGCACGCGGGTGCGACTCCGGTTCGACGGAAGCCCTCGCGGCCGCTGA
- a CDS encoding DinB family protein, with protein sequence MDGAMFIPEFEHEAALTRKTLERVPLEQGDWKPHEKSFTLRQLASHLATIPSWTAVTLKQDELDMDPEDQAPQFDTRDAMLDAFDHSVEEARQALADTSGEQLMGTWTLKSGGQTVLSMPRVAVLRGFVLNHAVHHRAQLGVYLRLLDVPVPSIYGPSADEAE encoded by the coding sequence ATGGACGGCGCGATGTTCATTCCGGAGTTCGAGCACGAGGCTGCGCTCACTCGCAAGACCCTCGAGCGGGTGCCCCTGGAGCAGGGGGACTGGAAGCCCCACGAGAAGTCGTTCACCCTCCGGCAGCTGGCCTCGCACCTGGCCACCATTCCGAGTTGGACCGCGGTGACGCTGAAGCAGGACGAACTCGACATGGATCCGGAGGATCAGGCGCCGCAGTTCGATACCCGCGACGCGATGCTCGACGCCTTCGATCACAGTGTCGAAGAGGCCCGCCAGGCGCTGGCCGACACCTCGGGCGAGCAGCTCATGGGCACCTGGACGCTGAAGAGCGGGGGGCAGACGGTGCTGAGCATGCCCCGCGTGGCCGTGCTCCGGGGCTTCGTGCTCAACCATGCCGTGCACCACAGGGCCCAGCTCGGGGTCTACCTCAGGCTGCTCGACGTGCCGGTGCCCTCGATCTACGGGCCTTCCGCCGACGAAGCCGAGTGA
- a CDS encoding MFS transporter gives MRSPPPDEPPSTPHPLSSRPLVPGWLALAGIVAVAANLRPSLAAVGPVVPVIRGETGLSDPALGLLTALPLLAFGVVSLLTAPIGRRLGIERAVLVALLLLTAGSAVRLVESVAALFFGTALLGVGIALGNVLLPVLAKRDYPTRSGAVTSLYSSVMGVGATVGAAASVPLASQFGWRGGLGAWAVPGVVAIGVWIARSRGIRRPLRPRGRQHRLAVLLRSRLAWQVALFMGFQSLTFYVVLAWLPDFLQARGVGETGAGWLLALVQATSVVGTAVIPVLAGRSRDQRAIVWALVAIEAAALTGLLAGAGGWMLTLCVGALGFMQGGTFGLALTMLVLRARDTESAGELSGMAQSIGYTLAAAGPPLVGWLLQVSGGWTLPIAFLMLVMIGKLVFGLPAARPGWVPGGE, from the coding sequence ATGCGCTCGCCACCTCCTGACGAGCCTCCCTCCACTCCCCACCCGCTGTCGAGTCGCCCACTGGTTCCGGGCTGGCTCGCGCTGGCGGGCATCGTGGCGGTGGCGGCGAATCTGAGACCGTCGCTCGCGGCGGTGGGCCCCGTGGTGCCGGTGATTCGTGGAGAAACCGGGCTGTCGGATCCCGCGCTCGGGCTGCTCACGGCGCTGCCGCTTCTGGCGTTCGGCGTGGTGTCGCTGCTCACCGCCCCCATCGGTCGTCGACTCGGCATCGAGCGCGCGGTGCTGGTGGCCCTTCTGCTGCTCACGGCGGGGTCGGCCGTTCGGCTCGTCGAGTCGGTGGCGGCGCTCTTCTTCGGCACGGCCCTGCTCGGGGTCGGTATCGCCCTCGGCAACGTGCTGCTGCCCGTGCTGGCCAAACGCGACTACCCCACCCGCTCGGGGGCGGTGACGAGTCTGTACTCCAGCGTGATGGGGGTGGGGGCCACGGTCGGAGCCGCGGCGAGCGTGCCGCTGGCCTCGCAGTTCGGATGGCGCGGTGGTCTGGGGGCCTGGGCGGTGCCGGGGGTGGTGGCGATCGGCGTCTGGATCGCGCGATCGCGGGGCATCCGCCGACCCCTGCGGCCGAGGGGGCGCCAGCATCGCCTGGCCGTGCTCCTGCGCTCCCGGCTCGCCTGGCAGGTGGCGCTGTTCATGGGCTTCCAGTCGCTCACCTTCTACGTGGTGCTCGCCTGGCTCCCGGACTTTCTCCAGGCCCGGGGGGTGGGCGAGACGGGGGCGGGGTGGCTGCTCGCGCTCGTTCAGGCGACCTCGGTGGTGGGTACGGCGGTGATTCCCGTGCTCGCCGGCCGCTCGCGCGATCAGCGAGCGATCGTATGGGCGCTGGTCGCGATCGAGGCCGCGGCCCTCACCGGGCTGCTCGCCGGGGCGGGGGGCTGGATGCTCACCCTGTGCGTGGGTGCGCTCGGGTTCATGCAGGGGGGTACCTTCGGGCTGGCCCTCACGATGCTCGTGCTGCGCGCCCGCGATACCGAGTCGGCCGGTGAACTCTCGGGCATGGCCCAGTCGATCGGATACACCCTCGCGGCCGCCGGCCCTCCACTGGTGGGATGGCTGCTTCAGGTGAGCGGCGGGTGGACGCTGCCGATCGCCTTTCTGATGCTCGTGATGATCGGGAAGCTCGTGTTCGGGCTGCCGGCGGCGCGGCCGGGGTGGGTGCCGGGCGGAGAGTGA
- a CDS encoding DinB family protein, with the protein MPEAWLSGPVAGVPDLLQPAAHSLIDAVTDVERAVEGLPAHLLWSRPGGVASIGFHLRHIAGSADRLLTYARGEALSDAQMDALRGEVEPGPAPPSLGDLLARLRAARDAALDQYRATDPSTLLDPRAVGRQALPATVTGLLFHVAEHARRHAGQVIATAGVLRGTDGNALATS; encoded by the coding sequence GTGCCTGAGGCCTGGCTGTCCGGCCCCGTGGCCGGGGTGCCGGATCTGCTCCAGCCGGCGGCGCACTCCCTGATCGACGCGGTGACGGATGTCGAGCGCGCCGTCGAAGGGCTTCCCGCCCACCTGCTGTGGAGCCGACCGGGCGGTGTGGCGTCGATCGGATTCCACCTTCGCCACATCGCCGGGAGTGCGGACCGCCTCCTGACCTACGCGCGGGGTGAGGCGCTGAGCGACGCACAGATGGACGCCCTTCGCGGGGAGGTCGAGCCCGGTCCGGCGCCCCCGTCGCTCGGCGATCTGCTGGCGCGGCTTCGAGCCGCCCGGGATGCCGCCCTCGATCAGTACCGGGCGACCGATCCGTCGACGCTGCTCGACCCGCGGGCCGTGGGCCGGCAGGCTCTGCCCGCCACCGTGACCGGGTTGCTCTTTCATGTGGCCGAGCACGCGCGACGACATGCAGGACAGGTGATCGCGACCGCCGGCGTACTCCGAGGCACGGACGGGAATGCGCTCGCCACCTCCTGA
- a CDS encoding helix-turn-helix domain-containing protein, translating to MIPTRIGRSQRRILEHLKRSGPATIPEVAATMELSVETIRTHMRYLEARDLVVRGGRRTSGPGRPEIVYELGDSSEVLFPNREGALLGELAEYIRSSGQAELINRFFDARLERRRDLVRRRLEGLEGEARLLELARALSDDGYMAEVQRTPDGRPLLRLCNCPLRNLVDATAAPCRAELAFVQELLGRSLERVSYIPDGDGSCCYAVVEEAVGA from the coding sequence ATGATTCCCACACGCATCGGTCGCAGCCAGCGGCGGATTCTCGAGCATCTGAAGCGGAGCGGCCCGGCCACGATCCCCGAGGTGGCGGCCACGATGGAGCTCAGTGTGGAGACCATTCGCACCCACATGCGCTACCTCGAGGCGCGCGACCTCGTGGTCCGGGGCGGCCGACGGACCTCGGGGCCCGGTCGCCCCGAGATCGTGTACGAACTCGGCGACTCGTCGGAAGTGCTCTTCCCCAACCGGGAGGGTGCATTGCTCGGAGAGCTCGCCGAGTACATTCGCTCCAGTGGACAGGCGGAGTTGATCAACCGCTTCTTCGACGCGCGCCTCGAGCGTCGACGCGACCTCGTGCGGCGGCGACTCGAAGGACTCGAGGGCGAGGCGCGCCTGCTGGAGCTTGCGCGCGCCCTGTCCGACGACGGGTACATGGCCGAGGTTCAGCGCACCCCCGACGGCCGACCGCTGCTGCGCCTCTGCAACTGCCCTCTGCGCAACCTGGTGGACGCGACGGCCGCCCCCTGCCGGGCGGAGCTGGCTTTCGTGCAGGAGCTGCTCGGCCGGTCGCTCGAGCGAGTGAGCTACATTCCCGACGGCGACGGTTCGTGCTGCTACGCGGTGGTGGAGGAGGCGGTGGGTGCCTGA
- a CDS encoding contact-dependent growth inhibition system immunity protein produces the protein MSLARLLGVAFPPDWADRHGHPEEALAEAVRTLGPEAVRRAAEELDDIAGRGLCDMQLDALLAFECDCHLRPAETGRSPAGWLAWLAQSLDAAKGCGHFRSVER, from the coding sequence ATGAGTCTCGCCCGGCTCCTCGGGGTGGCGTTTCCACCGGATTGGGCGGATCGGCACGGGCATCCCGAGGAGGCCCTCGCCGAAGCGGTCCGCACCCTCGGCCCGGAAGCGGTCCGGCGGGCCGCCGAGGAGTTGGACGACATCGCCGGTCGAGGCCTGTGCGACATGCAGCTCGACGCCCTCCTCGCGTTCGAGTGCGACTGCCACCTTCGGCCTGCGGAGACGGGCCGCTCGCCGGCAGGGTGGCTGGCGTGGCTCGCGCAGAGCCTGGACGCCGCGAAGGGCTGCGGGCACTTCCGGAGCGTTGAGCGGTAG
- a CDS encoding MarR family winged helix-turn-helix transcriptional regulator, protein MTLARVGAAGARLSTVADHLGVSAPTASDSLAALARKGLVEKRPDPADRRARVLTLTEEGRTVARELAEWPDLLLETVDVLSAEEEGVLLRSLLKMIRELQVRGRIAPSRMCVTCRYFRPRVHDDPEAPHHCDFVGLPFGDRELRIDCVDHLDP, encoded by the coding sequence ATGACGCTCGCCCGGGTGGGAGCGGCGGGTGCGCGCCTGTCGACCGTGGCCGATCACCTCGGCGTCAGCGCGCCCACGGCCTCCGATTCGCTCGCGGCGCTCGCGAGAAAGGGGCTGGTGGAGAAGAGGCCGGATCCGGCGGATCGACGGGCGCGGGTGCTCACCCTCACGGAGGAGGGCCGCACCGTCGCCCGCGAGCTGGCGGAGTGGCCCGATCTGCTCCTCGAAACGGTCGACGTGCTCAGCGCCGAGGAGGAGGGCGTGCTGTTGCGATCCCTCCTGAAGATGATCCGGGAACTCCAGGTACGCGGCCGCATCGCACCGTCGCGAATGTGCGTGACCTGCCGGTACTTCCGGCCCCGGGTCCACGACGATCCCGAGGCACCGCATCACTGCGACTTCGTGGGCCTGCCCTTCGGCGACCGCGAGCTGCGCATCGACTGCGTCGATCATCTCGATCCCTGA
- a CDS encoding ArsR family transcriptional regulator, whose product MRDQPRRAVQSRRIGKTQADILEWLKRHGPGVIPEIAESLALSVETIRSHLRSLRSNGLVQRLGSRSSGPGRPEIVYALTSEAEVLFPRGEVAMLRDLAAFLRDRGHDELMSEFFDEQIEARRANVRERIAGADPLDRLDAMVGVLNEEGFMAETSTDPEGRRTLRLCHCPYRTVVDATSAPCRSELRFIRDVLGERLVRTSYIPDGDPACSYRIEPDR is encoded by the coding sequence ATGAGAGACCAGCCCCGGCGGGCCGTGCAGTCCCGCCGCATCGGGAAGACCCAGGCCGACATCCTCGAGTGGCTCAAGCGACACGGGCCCGGGGTGATTCCCGAGATCGCCGAGTCGCTGGCACTGAGCGTGGAGACCATCCGCTCCCATCTGCGGTCGCTGCGCTCCAACGGGCTGGTGCAGCGCCTCGGGAGTCGCTCCAGCGGCCCGGGGCGGCCCGAGATCGTCTACGCGCTCACGAGCGAGGCGGAGGTGCTGTTTCCCAGGGGAGAGGTGGCGATGCTCCGCGACCTCGCCGCCTTCCTCCGCGATCGCGGCCACGACGAGTTGATGTCGGAGTTCTTCGACGAGCAGATCGAAGCCCGGAGGGCGAACGTTCGCGAACGCATCGCCGGTGCGGACCCCCTCGATCGACTCGACGCCATGGTCGGAGTGCTGAACGAGGAGGGGTTCATGGCCGAAACCTCCACCGATCCGGAAGGACGCCGCACCCTGAGGTTGTGCCACTGTCCGTACCGGACCGTCGTGGACGCCACCTCCGCCCCCTGCCGATCCGAGCTGCGGTTCATCCGCGACGTGCTCGGGGAGCGACTCGTGCGCACATCCTACATTCCCGACGGGGATCCCGCCTGCAGCTACCGGATCGAGCCCGACCGCTGA
- a CDS encoding cupin domain-containing protein produces MSSLQRPLREVVSVHDLDAERTASLAADGFSRTGRTARTVVKNGAMRVVLVSLGPGGELAEHQAPGPISIQPLVGRLVFRAGGESRSLEVGQLLTADAGLAHSVHSEEGTTFLLTVADARSKEG; encoded by the coding sequence ATGTCGTCGTTGCAACGCCCCCTCCGCGAAGTCGTCTCGGTGCACGACCTCGACGCGGAGCGCACCGCCTCGCTCGCGGCCGATGGCTTCTCCCGCACCGGACGCACCGCTCGAACCGTGGTCAAGAACGGTGCGATGCGGGTCGTGCTCGTGTCGTTGGGCCCGGGCGGCGAGTTGGCGGAGCACCAGGCTCCGGGGCCCATCTCGATCCAGCCGCTGGTGGGTCGCCTCGTGTTCCGCGCGGGGGGCGAGTCCCGGTCACTGGAGGTCGGTCAACTCCTCACCGCAGACGCCGGTCTCGCGCACTCCGTGCACTCGGAGGAGGGAACGACCTTTCTCCTGACCGTGGCCGACGCACGGTCGAAGGAAGGGTGA
- a CDS encoding tetrahydrofolate dehydrogenase/cyclohydrolase catalytic domain-containing protein, which translates to MAPLILDGRTLARTREARIRARALAVADRRGSAPRLLILAFEDRGGSAPWVGGKERACRAAGIEVHSLVLSGGAGTAAGVSRFERRIAEVQADAVFVQFPFPAGVDGDAFAAAIPPGADIDLMHPDRVRAYLAGGPMAPPLTVRAILALLETGETRLDGREVAVVGSGTPFDRALLEALHRRGAKAELVVPGAAPPATALAGASVVVTVAGVPGAVPVEAVPPGATVIDGGYFNPGGRGDVDLSSGAGHLRALAPVPGGVGPMTVSMLTEAVVERAESSTRP; encoded by the coding sequence ATGGCACCGCTGATTCTGGACGGAAGGACTCTGGCGCGGACCCGGGAGGCACGGATCCGGGCGCGGGCGCTGGCCGTTGCAGATCGGCGAGGATCCGCTCCGCGGCTGCTGATTCTGGCCTTCGAAGACCGGGGGGGAAGCGCGCCCTGGGTCGGCGGCAAGGAGCGCGCGTGCCGGGCCGCGGGCATCGAGGTGCACAGCCTCGTCCTCTCCGGTGGGGCGGGCACCGCCGCCGGGGTGTCGCGCTTCGAGCGGCGGATCGCGGAGGTGCAGGCGGACGCCGTCTTCGTGCAGTTCCCCTTCCCCGCCGGCGTCGACGGCGATGCCTTCGCGGCGGCCATTCCTCCCGGGGCCGACATCGATCTCATGCACCCCGATCGGGTGCGGGCCTACCTGGCCGGCGGGCCGATGGCTCCCCCCCTCACCGTGCGGGCGATCCTGGCCCTTCTCGAGACGGGCGAGACCCGCCTCGACGGTCGGGAGGTCGCCGTCGTCGGCTCGGGCACCCCCTTCGACCGCGCCCTCCTCGAAGCGCTGCACCGGCGCGGCGCCAAGGCCGAACTGGTCGTGCCCGGAGCGGCTCCGCCGGCGACCGCCCTCGCCGGCGCGAGCGTCGTGGTCACCGTGGCGGGCGTGCCCGGAGCGGTGCCGGTCGAGGCGGTGCCCCCCGGCGCGACCGTGATCGATGGCGGCTACTTCAATCCGGGCGGCCGTGGAGACGTCGACCTCTCCAGCGGCGCAGGGCACCTCCGCGCGCTGGCGCCGGTCCCGGGCGGGGTGGGCCCGATGACGGTATCGATGCTGACCGAGGCGGTGGTCGAGCGGGCCGAGAGCTCGACCCGCCCGTGA
- a CDS encoding cupredoxin family copper-binding protein, with protein MSRPAARTMWRLVAFAPFLAACAGGDRPPPRHHTVEIRDMAFHPAELRVAPGDTVTWTNRDFVPHTATAPDSAWTSPPLAKGESWQMVVRAPGRGTYICAYHPTMRATLVALATPPVPEIDP; from the coding sequence GTGAGCCGGCCGGCGGCACGCACCATGTGGCGCCTCGTGGCGTTCGCGCCCTTCCTCGCGGCCTGTGCGGGCGGTGACCGACCCCCGCCTCGACATCACACCGTGGAGATCCGCGACATGGCGTTCCACCCCGCCGAGCTCCGCGTGGCTCCCGGTGACACGGTCACCTGGACCAATCGGGACTTCGTGCCCCACACGGCAACCGCACCGGACTCCGCCTGGACCTCCCCCCCGCTCGCGAAAGGGGAGAGCTGGCAGATGGTGGTGCGGGCCCCCGGGAGAGGCACCTACATCTGCGCCTATCACCCGACGATGAGGGCCACTCTCGTGGCTCTCGCCACTCCTCCCGTACCGGAGATCGACCCATGA
- a CDS encoding DUF4142 domain-containing protein codes for MTFQPLRVLALISLALPTASTAARAQTLDDAAIAHIAVTANQLDVVGAEQALERSTDPGVRAFAETMIRDHRGVIEQAAALAEKLGVTPADNDTSRGLTTAAEEIRRDLDELRGAAFDRAYIDNEVAYHETVIGAVEETLIPHTSNAELRSLLEAVVPALKAHLEHARRLRSELARP; via the coding sequence ATGACGTTTCAACCGCTTCGAGTGCTCGCCCTGATCTCCCTCGCCCTTCCGACCGCATCGACCGCGGCCCGGGCCCAGACCCTCGACGACGCGGCGATCGCCCACATCGCCGTCACGGCGAACCAGCTCGACGTGGTGGGGGCTGAACAGGCCCTCGAACGGTCGACCGACCCCGGGGTTCGGGCCTTCGCCGAAACGATGATCCGTGACCACCGCGGGGTGATCGAGCAGGCTGCGGCTCTGGCCGAGAAGCTCGGCGTGACTCCGGCCGACAACGACACCAGCCGGGGGCTCACGACCGCGGCGGAAGAGATTCGTCGCGATCTCGACGAGCTCCGGGGGGCCGCGTTCGACCGGGCCTACATCGACAACGAGGTGGCCTATCACGAGACGGTGATCGGAGCCGTGGAGGAGACCCTGATTCCGCACACCTCGAACGCGGAGCTCCGGAGTCTTCTGGAGGCGGTGGTCCCCGCTCTGAAGGCCCATCTCGAGCACGCCCGTCGGCTCCGCTCCGAGCTGGCCCGACCGTGA
- a CDS encoding HTH domain-containing protein — protein sequence MSDSPPWLDRLIGDTRQQVIDLLLRADRTIPEIADEIGVSTNAIRGHLAALERDHLVVQSDTRRDTGGKPAAVYSLAPAADALFPKAYATVLEQLLQLLDEREGPDRVRDTLALVGARAAHPAEGSSEDRVEAAAEALRSLGGTVEVRRRDDGWTIQGFACPLSAITARDPRVCGLAESLVRTTTGADVVEVCERGLRSKCGFTITFPDTPV from the coding sequence ATGTCCGATTCTCCTCCCTGGCTCGATCGACTCATCGGCGATACGCGACAACAGGTGATCGACCTGCTTCTTCGCGCGGATCGCACGATCCCCGAGATCGCCGATGAGATCGGTGTGAGCACCAACGCCATCCGGGGGCATCTGGCGGCGCTGGAACGCGATCACCTCGTCGTGCAGAGCGACACCCGCCGAGACACGGGTGGCAAACCCGCCGCGGTCTACAGCCTGGCGCCCGCCGCCGATGCGCTCTTCCCCAAGGCCTACGCGACCGTTCTCGAACAGCTCCTGCAGCTCCTCGACGAACGCGAGGGGCCGGATCGGGTGCGCGACACTCTGGCCCTCGTCGGGGCGAGGGCCGCCCATCCGGCGGAGGGGTCCTCGGAGGATCGGGTCGAGGCCGCCGCGGAAGCCCTGCGCTCGCTCGGTGGCACCGTCGAGGTCCGTCGCCGGGACGACGGCTGGACCATCCAGGGATTCGCCTGTCCTCTCTCGGCCATCACGGCGCGCGACCCGCGGGTCTGCGGGTTGGCGGAATCGCTGGTCCGCACGACCACGGGGGCAGATGTGGTGGAGGTCTGCGAGCGGGGACTGCGCTCGAAATGCGGGTTCACCATCACCTTCCCCGACACCCCCGTGTAA
- a CDS encoding GreA/GreB family elongation factor, whose amino-acid sequence MSPKELQHRLNRVVARLADEVYREGTSGTSASAHGRTVSDLTHHLGLLVAGASAANLATVRVTHVGYGSRVLVQDLDSGETETHHLMASQAMDIGDDHVSLESPLGAALLGCTVDEVVDIRTPRGLRSLRVLAIRSLLDLLDILDPVPGDTRTGTDG is encoded by the coding sequence ATGTCCCCCAAGGAACTGCAGCACCGTCTGAACCGGGTGGTCGCGCGTCTCGCCGACGAGGTGTATCGCGAGGGAACGTCGGGCACGAGCGCCAGCGCGCACGGGCGCACCGTGTCGGATCTCACGCACCACCTCGGCCTGCTCGTGGCGGGTGCATCGGCGGCCAACCTCGCCACCGTACGGGTCACCCACGTCGGGTACGGGTCGCGGGTGCTGGTGCAGGACCTCGACAGCGGAGAGACCGAGACGCACCACCTCATGGCGAGTCAGGCGATGGACATCGGCGACGACCACGTCAGCCTCGAGTCCCCGCTCGGCGCCGCGCTGCTCGGCTGCACCGTGGACGAGGTGGTCGATATCCGTACCCCCCGTGGACTCCGGAGCCTGCGGGTCCTGGCGATCCGATCCCTCCTCGACCTGCTCGACATTCTCGACCCGGTCCCGGGCGACACGCGCACGGGGACCGACGGATGA